One window of the Thioflexithrix psekupsensis genome contains the following:
- a CDS encoding protein-disulfide reductase DsbD, which yields MNIRFSHGFILFLGLLLSGVSSHSVARLLSHTEAFELQAQAVDAQTLQLTWKIADGYWLIRDKITVSAKTDGVDLGAWSLPPATGTWTAGGLGDIEIYRDLVQLTVPVRLQPSTENAITLLVTAQGCPPEPDPCYPSFQRTVTAVLPAVADISSDPSSVAPAKSDDFSSLKVALRQQTETAPLLHQADDDFLPPEQAFAFSTLAPYRDRIIVQWQIAPGYYLYQDKFKFTVTPGQLGAVQYPPAKTKDDPLFGRVAVYDEAILEIELPLQPSDETQQVHLTVQYQGCAEAGLCYPPIDLEETLTLPAVFSSTPSPVVSPVETSPVVSPSEKRTEQDQIADLLKDGSMWYVLLMFFGFGLLLAFTPCVFPMIPILSSIIAGQDNLTTRSAFTMSLVYVLAMALTYALAGVFAGILGESLQTALQTPVVTVAFALVFVALALSMFGFYDLQLPNSWQTRLSQWSNSQQGGTLAGVAIMGILSALIVGPCVAAPLAGALIYIGQTQDAVLGGFALFSMGLGMGAPLLLIGTSAGRLLPKAGLWMNQVKAVFGVLLLAVAIWLSSWLLSPTVESLLWAVLLIVSAVFMGALEPVDAGATWRKMWKGLGIILLLYGAMLLIGVAAGSRSVWQPLSVFTASVSSNSSVGTGNALTFQMIKGNDGLDSALANAQGRPVMLDFYADWCVSCKEMEHFTFTDSRVQAALADFVRLQTDVTANDAADKALYQRFGLFGPPAILFFDARGEEQRGYRVVGFMTADKFYQHITELKQP from the coding sequence ATGAATATTAGGTTTTCGCATGGGTTTATTTTGTTTTTAGGCTTGTTATTGAGCGGAGTCAGTTCGCACAGTGTAGCCCGTCTTTTGTCACACACTGAAGCCTTTGAATTGCAGGCACAAGCCGTAGATGCACAAACGCTGCAATTGACGTGGAAAATAGCCGATGGTTATTGGCTCATTCGGGATAAAATCACGGTGAGCGCAAAAACCGATGGGGTCGATTTGGGCGCATGGTCATTGCCTCCAGCCACCGGTACGTGGACTGCGGGAGGATTGGGAGACATTGAAATCTATCGTGATCTTGTGCAGTTGACTGTTCCGGTTCGCTTGCAGCCGTCCACAGAAAATGCCATCACGCTGCTTGTCACTGCACAAGGATGTCCCCCTGAACCCGATCCCTGTTATCCCAGTTTTCAACGCACAGTCACTGCGGTTTTGCCCGCGGTGGCTGACATTTCCTCTGATCCTTCTTCTGTTGCACCGGCTAAAAGTGATGATTTCAGTTCGCTTAAAGTCGCATTAAGACAGCAAACTGAAACCGCACCGTTACTTCATCAAGCGGATGATGATTTTTTGCCCCCTGAGCAAGCTTTTGCTTTTTCCACACTCGCTCCGTATCGGGATCGCATCATTGTACAGTGGCAAATTGCACCCGGTTATTATTTGTATCAGGATAAATTTAAATTTACGGTGACTCCCGGTCAATTGGGTGCGGTTCAATATCCGCCGGCAAAAACGAAGGATGATCCTTTATTTGGACGGGTTGCGGTTTATGATGAGGCGATTTTAGAAATAGAATTGCCGCTGCAACCCTCTGATGAAACACAACAAGTTCATTTAACGGTGCAGTATCAAGGTTGTGCTGAGGCGGGTTTGTGTTATCCGCCGATTGATCTTGAAGAGACATTGACTTTACCCGCGGTTTTTAGTTCTACACCTTCTCCTGTTGTTTCTCCTGTAGAAACTTCCCCCGTCGTCTCCCCCTCAGAAAAACGCACTGAACAAGATCAGATTGCTGATTTATTGAAAGACGGTAGTATGTGGTACGTTTTGTTGATGTTTTTTGGTTTTGGCTTATTGCTGGCTTTTACTCCTTGCGTATTTCCTATGATTCCAATTTTGTCTAGCATTATTGCGGGGCAAGACAATCTTACGACTCGCTCGGCATTTACGATGTCATTGGTTTATGTGTTGGCGATGGCGTTGACTTACGCATTGGCGGGGGTGTTTGCGGGAATATTGGGAGAAAGTTTACAGACGGCATTGCAAACTCCTGTTGTTACTGTGGCGTTTGCTTTGGTTTTTGTGGCGTTGGCTTTGTCTATGTTTGGTTTTTACGATCTGCAATTGCCCAACAGTTGGCAAACTCGTTTGAGTCAGTGGAGTAACAGTCAGCAAGGAGGCACGTTGGCGGGTGTGGCGATTATGGGGATTTTGTCGGCGTTGATTGTTGGCCCTTGTGTGGCAGCACCGTTGGCGGGGGCATTGATTTACATTGGGCAAACGCAAGATGCGGTATTGGGTGGCTTTGCTTTGTTTAGTATGGGCTTGGGGATGGGTGCGCCTTTGTTGCTCATTGGCACTTCGGCTGGGCGTTTGTTGCCTAAAGCGGGTTTGTGGATGAATCAGGTGAAAGCGGTGTTTGGGGTGTTGTTGTTAGCGGTGGCGATTTGGTTGAGCAGTTGGTTGCTTTCTCCTACGGTGGAGTCGTTGTTATGGGCTGTTTTGCTGATTGTTTCGGCGGTGTTTATGGGGGCTTTAGAACCTGTAGACGCTGGTGCTACATGGCGTAAGATGTGGAAAGGTTTGGGAATTATTTTGTTGCTGTATGGTGCCATGTTATTGATAGGGGTTGCGGCGGGCAGTCGTTCTGTGTGGCAGCCGTTGAGTGTATTCACGGCTTCTGTGTCTAGCAATTCGTCGGTTGGTACGGGGAATGCGCTCACTTTTCAAATGATTAAGGGAAATGATGGGTTAGACTCCGCTTTAGCCAATGCGCAAGGACGGCCAGTCATGTTAGACTTCTATGCAGATTGGTGTGTCTCTTGTAAGGAAATGGAACATTTCACGTTTACTGATTCACGAGTACAAGCCGCACTGGCAGATTTTGTCCGTTTACAAACCGATGTCACTGCCAATGATGCGGCGGATAAGGCTTTATATCAACGTTTTGGTTTGTTTGGCCCTCCGGCGATTTTGTTTTTTGATGCCCGTGGCGAAGAACAACGGGGTTATCGGGTGGTGGGTTTTATGACGGCAGATAAGTTTTATCAACATATTACGGAATTAAAACAACCATGA
- a CDS encoding TlpA family protein disulfide reductase encodes MIQMFWKAGLVLLGVVLGYFWLTYVSDRAAPRPDSKPSSDRLSTEIVKTITPAVPFTLPDLTQNMRELSEWEGQLLVLNFWATWCSPCVKEIPAFVEWQAQYGEKGLQFVGIAIDQEAKVSDFVKQFEINYPVLVAGEAGLGLAREYGNRLDTLPFTVVISHQGNILLRHPGEFTAQDFDHYLLPLLSSL; translated from the coding sequence ATGATACAGATGTTTTGGAAAGCGGGTTTGGTGTTGTTGGGCGTGGTGCTGGGTTATTTTTGGTTGACTTATGTCTCTGACAGAGCTGCTCCCCGTCCAGATTCCAAGCCCTCTTCTGACCGTTTATCAACGGAGATTGTGAAGACCATTACGCCTGCGGTGCCGTTTACATTGCCTGATTTGACTCAGAATATGCGCGAATTAAGTGAGTGGGAAGGGCAGTTGTTGGTCTTGAATTTTTGGGCAACGTGGTGTTCGCCTTGCGTCAAGGAAATTCCCGCTTTTGTCGAATGGCAAGCGCAGTATGGGGAAAAAGGGTTGCAATTTGTGGGCATTGCCATTGATCAAGAAGCGAAGGTTTCGGATTTTGTGAAGCAGTTTGAAATTAATTATCCGGTTTTGGTGGCGGGTGAAGCGGGTCTTGGTTTGGCGCGGGAGTATGGGAATCGTCTTGATACTTTGCCTTTTACGGTGGTCATTAGTCACCAGGGTAATATTTTATTGCGGCATCCCGGTGAATTTACGGCGCAGGATTTTGATCATTATTTATTGCCTTTATTGTCTTCTTTGTGA
- the dnaJ gene encoding molecular chaperone DnaJ, translating to MSKRDYYEVLGVARNASEDELKKAYRKMAMKYHPDRNPNSKEAEERFKEINEANEVLSDPQKRAAYDQFGHEGINPSMGGGGFGGGQGFDFSEVFETLFGGGAARTNGGRRAYRGADLRYDLSLSLEEAVAGTEVKIRIPTQVTCSVCDGTGAKPGTSVKTCPRCGGAGQIRMTQGFFSVQQTCPSCHGQGKITPSPCSNCHGTGRVQEHKTLSVKVPPGVDTGDRIRLSNEGEAGVQGGPPGDLYVQINVKPHPIFVREENNLACEVPISITTAALGGDLEVPTLEGSVMLKIPPETQTGKIFRVRAKGVKPVRGGPPGDLLCQVVVETPVNLTTRQKELLQAFEASLNEGNNQNRPRESSWLDDVKKFFENLAK from the coding sequence ATGTCGAAACGAGATTATTACGAAGTATTGGGCGTTGCGAGAAATGCCAGTGAAGATGAATTAAAAAAAGCCTATCGTAAAATGGCTATGAAATATCATCCTGACCGCAATCCTAACAGTAAAGAAGCTGAAGAACGTTTTAAAGAAATCAACGAAGCCAACGAAGTATTGAGCGATCCGCAAAAACGGGCAGCTTACGACCAATTCGGCCACGAAGGCATTAATCCCAGTATGGGCGGCGGCGGCTTCGGTGGCGGACAAGGATTTGATTTTAGCGAGGTTTTTGAAACACTTTTCGGCGGCGGAGCCGCTCGCACTAACGGTGGACGACGCGCTTATCGCGGAGCAGATTTGCGCTACGATTTGAGTTTGAGCTTGGAAGAAGCAGTGGCAGGAACAGAAGTTAAAATTCGTATTCCTACACAAGTCACTTGCTCTGTATGCGATGGCACGGGCGCAAAACCCGGCACCAGTGTCAAAACCTGTCCCCGTTGTGGAGGAGCTGGACAAATTCGCATGACACAAGGCTTTTTTTCTGTACAACAAACCTGCCCTTCCTGCCACGGTCAGGGGAAAATTACCCCCTCGCCTTGCTCCAATTGTCACGGTACAGGACGAGTACAAGAACACAAAACCTTATCTGTTAAAGTTCCGCCCGGCGTTGACACAGGCGACCGTATTCGTTTATCCAACGAAGGCGAAGCCGGAGTCCAAGGTGGGCCACCCGGTGATTTGTATGTGCAGATTAATGTTAAACCTCATCCTATTTTTGTCCGCGAAGAGAATAATTTAGCCTGTGAAGTGCCTATTAGTATCACGACAGCCGCGCTCGGCGGCGATTTGGAAGTACCGACCTTAGAAGGCAGCGTGATGTTGAAAATTCCTCCTGAAACACAAACAGGGAAAATTTTCCGCGTGCGCGCTAAGGGTGTTAAACCCGTGCGCGGTGGCCCACCGGGTGATTTGTTGTGTCAGGTGGTGGTGGAAACACCCGTGAATCTCACCACACGACAAAAGGAATTACTCCAAGCCTTTGAAGCCAGCCTAAATGAAGGCAATAACCAAAATCGACCCCGTGAAAGTTCTTGGTTAGATGATGTGAAAAAGTTTTTTGAAAATCTAGCCAAATAA
- a CDS encoding CRISPR-associated endoribonuclease Cas6 yields the protein MTGIRLYIDIPHDYRHAVIQHRDSVANVLTRALRRHGWQPTKNQPARWGFGVITKPVNKTDNPKQRLYKLQRVIVGSSDPEIAAALAQINADDLMEDTQAPGAGLDFSVAEIYSAPDWVETEAVNFYCVSPIRVSDPEHKIDTYLQTDDRFNLLLNRTMQTRFQRPFHLKFTPDNLYTRLHDGDITGHMAIKMKKGQPVILQGIIVPFLLTGPAEDLRDVWFSGLGRSSARGFGCVELAQ from the coding sequence GTGACTGGCATTCGTTTGTATATCGATATTCCCCATGATTACCGTCATGCTGTCATTCAACATCGGGACAGTGTGGCGAATGTATTAACTCGCGCTCTACGGCGACATGGCTGGCAACCGACTAAAAATCAACCCGCTCGCTGGGGATTCGGGGTCATTACTAAACCCGTTAATAAAACCGATAATCCCAAACAACGTTTATATAAATTGCAACGGGTTATTGTGGGCAGTAGTGATCCTGAAATTGCCGCCGCTTTGGCGCAAATTAATGCCGATGATTTAATGGAAGATACACAAGCTCCCGGTGCGGGTTTAGATTTTAGTGTGGCGGAGATTTATTCTGCGCCCGATTGGGTGGAAACAGAAGCGGTTAATTTTTATTGCGTTTCACCGATTCGCGTTTCTGATCCTGAACATAAAATTGACACTTATTTACAAACGGATGATCGGTTTAATCTGTTATTAAATCGGACAATGCAAACTCGTTTTCAACGGCCGTTTCATTTGAAATTTACGCCCGATAATTTATACACTCGACTACACGATGGCGACATTACTGGACACATGGCCATCAAAATGAAAAAAGGACAACCCGTTATTTTACAAGGTATTATTGTGCCTTTTCTTTTAACGGGGCCTGCTGAAGATTTACGTGATGTATGGTTTTCGGGATTGGGACGCAGCAGTGCCAGAGGCTTTGGGTGTGTGGAGTTGGCGCAATGA